The genomic region GTAGTGAAATAACGAGGAAAATGAGATCATGAAGGTCCTCTACGAGGAAAGGGATGGAATATCCTGGATAACCTTCAATAGACCTGAGAAACTCAACGCCTTAGATGCAGAGAGTTGGAAACTCCTGGGGGATCACGTGAGGCGTGGGGATTCCTCCGACTCGAGGGCTATCGTCATCACTGGGAATGGGAGAGCCTTCAGCTCTGGGGATGACATTGGGTCCATGACCTCCCTTAACGATCAAAGGGAGGCTGAGGACTTCTTTAACGCGTTACTCTACGCGGTGGATGGGCTAATCTACACCAACAAACCCGTGATAGGAGCAGTTAACGGGTTAGCTTACGGTGGAGGGTGCGAGATACTTCTCTTCATGGATGTCGTAATCTCAACTAGGTCAGCGAGATTCTCAATCCCCGAGGGAAGACTAGGCCTTATCCCTCCGATGGCATTATCCGTTGGATATAACTCGATTGGACGTTCAGTTGCATGGCTAGCCATCACAGGTGAGGAGATAGATGCCATGAGGGCGAAGGAAATAGGCCTTGTTGATATTGTGGGAGATGACCTCAACCTAGAACTGGAAAAGGTAATGGCCAGGATTTCGTCCATGGATCAAGGCTCCATAAAGGTGATCAAGGCCTGGTTGAGAAAGAGTAGGGAACCGATCAGGGAAGCGATTAGGGAACTGTCCTTTATGTCACTATCGACTCAAGCAAAGGAAAGGATGAAACGATTCCTTTCACGATAACTTTCTAGTGTTTATTCCTGGAATAAAGGTAAGGAATATTCCGAAGAGGGTTACCGCTGATCCCACGGCCTCCTCCAAGGTGGGAATTTCCCCTAGGAGCAGATAGGAGAAAAGATAGGAGGAAA from Metallosphaera sedula DSM 5348 harbors:
- a CDS encoding enoyl-CoA hydratase/isomerase family protein, which gives rise to MMKVLYEERDGISWITFNRPEKLNALDAESWKLLGDHVRRGDSSDSRAIVITGNGRAFSSGDDIGSMTSLNDQREAEDFFNALLYAVDGLIYTNKPVIGAVNGLAYGGGCEILLFMDVVISTRSARFSIPEGRLGLIPPMALSVGYNSIGRSVAWLAITGEEIDAMRAKEIGLVDIVGDDLNLELEKVMARISSMDQGSIKVIKAWLRKSREPIREAIRELSFMSLSTQAKERMKRFLSR